In one Pseudomonas purpurea genomic region, the following are encoded:
- the uraH gene encoding hydroxyisourate hydrolase: MGRLTTHVLDAAHGCPGSSIKVELYRVEGSQLELVASALTNSDGRCDAPLLQGDDYRSGVYQLQFQAGDYYRARGVQLPQPAFLDVVVLRFGISAEQDHYHVPLLISPYSYSTYRGS; the protein is encoded by the coding sequence ATGGGACGTTTGACTACACACGTTTTGGACGCTGCACACGGTTGCCCGGGCAGCTCGATCAAGGTCGAGCTGTACCGCGTTGAAGGTTCTCAGCTGGAACTGGTTGCCAGCGCATTGACCAACAGCGACGGCCGTTGCGATGCGCCGTTGCTGCAAGGCGATGACTACCGTTCCGGGGTTTATCAATTGCAGTTTCAGGCTGGCGATTACTACCGCGCTCGCGGTGTGCAACTGCCGCAGCCGGCCTTTCTCGATGTAGTGGTGTTGCGGTTCGGCATCTCGGCCGAGCAGGATCACTACCATGTGCCGTTACTGATTTCGCCCTACAGCTATTCGACCTACAGAGGAAGTTAG
- the alc gene encoding allantoicase: MKAYAVPFEKFVNLADARLGTKIISITDDWFADANRLFQPTPAVWKEGVFDDNGKWMDGWESRRKRFEGYDSAVIRLGVPGSIKGVDIDTSFFTGNFPPSASLEACFLAEGEPTETTQWVEVLSAVELQGNSHHYHEINNDQAFSHLRFNIYPDGGVARLRVYGIPFRDWSAVGDNEQVDLAAALNGGRALACSDEHFGRMSNILNPGRGINMGDGWETARRRTPGNDWVIVALGHAGEIEKIIVDTLHFKGNYPDTCSIQGAFVKGGTDSQIETQSLFWRELLPSQKLEMHAEHTFAEQIKALGPITHIRLNVFPDGGVSRLRVLGKVAK, from the coding sequence ATGAAAGCTTACGCCGTACCTTTCGAGAAGTTCGTCAACCTGGCCGATGCCCGCCTGGGCACCAAAATCATCTCGATCACCGATGACTGGTTCGCAGACGCCAACCGTCTGTTCCAACCGACCCCGGCCGTGTGGAAGGAGGGCGTGTTCGATGACAACGGCAAGTGGATGGACGGCTGGGAGTCGCGCCGCAAGCGCTTCGAAGGCTACGACAGCGCCGTGATCCGCCTGGGCGTACCAGGTTCGATCAAAGGCGTAGACATCGACACTTCATTCTTCACCGGCAACTTCCCGCCATCGGCCTCCCTCGAAGCCTGTTTCCTGGCTGAAGGCGAGCCGACCGAAACCACCCAGTGGGTTGAAGTGCTGTCGGCCGTCGAGCTGCAAGGCAACAGCCATCACTACCACGAAATCAACAACGACCAGGCGTTCAGCCACCTGCGTTTCAATATCTACCCGGACGGCGGCGTGGCCCGTCTGCGGGTGTACGGCATTCCGTTCCGCGACTGGTCGGCGGTGGGTGACAACGAACAGGTTGACCTGGCCGCTGCCCTGAACGGCGGTCGCGCCCTGGCCTGTTCCGACGAACACTTCGGCCGCATGAGCAACATCCTCAACCCGGGCCGCGGCATCAACATGGGCGATGGCTGGGAAACCGCCCGGCGCCGCACGCCAGGCAATGACTGGGTGATCGTCGCGCTGGGCCATGCGGGCGAGATCGAAAAAATCATCGTCGACACCCTGCACTTCAAGGGCAACTACCCGGACACCTGCTCGATCCAGGGCGCGTTCGTCAAGGGCGGCACCGACAGCCAGATCGAAACCCAGTCGCTGTTCTGGCGCGAACTGCTGCCAAGCCAGAAGCTGGAAATGCACGCCGAACACACCTTCGCCGAGCAGATCAAGGCGCTGGGTCCGATCACCCACATCCGCCTGAACGTGTTCCCGGACGGTGGCGTGAGCCGTTTGCGCGTATTGGGCAAAGTAGCCAAGTAA
- the uraD gene encoding 2-oxo-4-hydroxy-4-carboxy-5-ureidoimidazoline decarboxylase, which produces MTAFQTLKPSTLSRDEFVEAFADIYEHSPWVAEKAFDLGQDAAIDEIETLHQRMSDILLSADHASQLELIVAHPDLAGRAAIQGQLTEASTHEQAGAGIHQCTSDEFVRFTELNDAYKATFKFPFIMAVKGSNRHQILAAFETRIHNSVDTEFKCALAEINKIALFRLLTL; this is translated from the coding sequence ATGACTGCCTTCCAAACCCTGAAGCCGTCGACCCTGAGCCGTGACGAATTCGTCGAGGCCTTCGCCGACATCTACGAACATTCGCCATGGGTCGCCGAGAAGGCTTTCGACCTGGGCCAGGACGCGGCGATCGACGAGATCGAAACCCTGCACCAGCGCATGAGCGACATCCTGCTCAGCGCCGATCACGCCAGCCAGCTTGAACTGATCGTTGCTCACCCGGACCTGGCTGGCCGTGCTGCCATCCAGGGCCAACTGACCGAAGCCAGCACTCATGAACAGGCTGGCGCCGGTATTCACCAATGCACGAGCGATGAGTTCGTGCGCTTCACGGAACTGAACGATGCCTACAAAGCCACGTTCAAGTTCCCCTTCATCATGGCGGTAAAAGGCAGCAACCGGCATCAGATCCTTGCGGCGTTCGAAACGCGCATTCACAACTCGGTGGACACCGAATTCAAATGCGCGCTGGCAGAGATCAACAAGATCGCGTTGTTCCGATTACTGACCCTATAG
- a CDS encoding glutathione S-transferase N-terminal domain-containing protein, whose protein sequence is MSVKAQLIKGLRVGLGQLIIFIDFITRPGKKQRPAVAQAQVETAAKGLTLYQFHACPFCVKTRRTLRRLNVPVALRDAKNNEQDRQALLEQGGKIKVPCLRIEENGQTTWMYESKVIIDYLDKRFAAI, encoded by the coding sequence GTGTCCGTCAAAGCACAACTTATCAAAGGGCTACGTGTCGGCCTCGGCCAACTGATCATTTTTATCGATTTCATCACCCGCCCGGGCAAAAAGCAGCGCCCTGCCGTCGCTCAGGCTCAGGTTGAAACGGCCGCCAAGGGCCTGACCCTGTATCAGTTCCACGCCTGCCCGTTCTGCGTGAAAACCCGCCGCACCCTGCGCCGCCTGAACGTGCCGGTGGCCCTGCGTGACGCGAAGAACAACGAACAGGATCGCCAGGCCCTGCTGGAGCAAGGTGGCAAGATCAAGGTGCCGTGCCTGCGCATCGAAGAAAACGGCCAGACCACCTGGATGTATGAGTCCAAGGTGATCATTGATTATCTGGACAAGCGTTTCGCTGCGATCTGA
- the puuE gene encoding allantoinase PuuE, which translates to MSADYPRDLIGYGSNPPHPHWPGNARIALSFVLNYEEGGERNILHGDQESEAFLSEMVSAQPLQGERNMSMESLYEYGSRAGVWRVLKLFKAFDIPLTVFAVAMAAQRHPDVIRAMVDAGHEICSHGYRWIDYQYMDEAQEREHMLEAIRILTEITGERPLGWYTGRTGPNTRRLVMEEGGFLYDCDTYDDDLPYWEPNNPTGKPHLVIPYTLDTNDMRFTQVQGFNKGDDFYQYLKDAFDVLYAEGADAPKMLSIGLHCRLIGRPARLAALKRFIEYAKSHEHVWFTRRVDIARHWHQTHPYQGAAQ; encoded by the coding sequence GTGAGCGCTGACTACCCACGCGACCTGATCGGTTACGGCTCCAACCCTCCTCACCCGCACTGGCCGGGCAACGCCCGCATCGCCTTGTCTTTCGTGCTCAATTACGAGGAAGGCGGCGAGCGCAACATCCTTCATGGCGATCAAGAATCCGAAGCCTTCCTCTCGGAAATGGTCTCGGCGCAACCGCTGCAAGGCGAGCGCAACATGAGCATGGAGTCGCTGTACGAGTATGGCAGCCGTGCCGGCGTCTGGCGGGTCCTCAAACTGTTCAAGGCATTCGACATTCCGCTGACCGTCTTCGCCGTGGCCATGGCCGCCCAGCGCCACCCGGACGTGATCCGCGCCATGGTCGATGCCGGCCACGAGATTTGCAGCCACGGTTACCGCTGGATCGACTACCAGTACATGGACGAAGCGCAAGAGCGCGAGCACATGCTCGAAGCCATCCGCATCCTCACCGAAATCACCGGCGAACGCCCGCTGGGCTGGTACACCGGCCGCACCGGGCCGAACACTCGCCGGCTGGTGATGGAAGAAGGCGGTTTCCTCTATGACTGCGACACCTACGACGATGACCTGCCCTACTGGGAACCGAACAACCCGACCGGCAAGCCGCACCTGGTAATCCCGTACACCCTGGACACCAACGACATGCGCTTCACCCAGGTTCAGGGTTTCAACAAGGGCGACGATTTCTATCAGTACCTCAAGGACGCGTTCGACGTGCTCTACGCTGAAGGCGCCGACGCGCCAAAAATGCTCTCCATCGGTTTGCATTGCCGCCTGATCGGTCGCCCCGCGCGACTGGCCGCGTTGAAGCGTTTTATCGAATACGCGAAAAGCCACGAACACGTCTGGTTCACCCGCCGGGTCGACATCGCCCGGCACTGGCACCAAACCCACCCGTACCAAGGGGCTGCACAATGA
- a CDS encoding ureidoglycolate lyase, which yields MRTLTIEPLTKEAFAPFGDVIETDGSDHFMINNGSTLRFHKLATVETATPEDKAIISIFRADAQDMPLTVCMLERHPLGSQAFIPLLGNPFLIVVAPLGDAPVSGLVRAFVTNGRQGINYHRGVWHHPVLTIEKRDDFLVVDRSGTGNNCDEHFFKEDERLILAPHQ from the coding sequence ATGCGCACATTGACGATTGAACCGCTGACCAAAGAAGCCTTCGCCCCTTTCGGTGACGTGATTGAAACCGACGGCAGCGATCACTTCATGATCAACAACGGTTCGACCCTGCGCTTTCACAAACTGGCGACGGTTGAAACCGCCACGCCAGAGGATAAAGCGATCATCAGTATCTTCCGCGCCGACGCGCAGGACATGCCGCTGACCGTCTGCATGCTGGAGCGCCATCCGCTGGGCAGCCAGGCTTTCATTCCGCTGCTCGGCAACCCCTTTCTGATCGTGGTCGCGCCACTTGGCGATGCACCGGTATCAGGCTTGGTCCGCGCCTTCGTCACTAACGGCAGGCAGGGCATTAATTACCATCGCGGCGTTTGGCACCACCCGGTGCTGACGATCGAAAAGCGGGATGACTTCCTGGTGGTTGATCGCAGTGGCACAGGCAATAACTGCGATGAGCATTTTTTCAAAGAGGATGAGCGGTTGATCCTCGCCCCCCACCAATAA
- a CDS encoding LysE family translocator: MSLETWLLFSGAALVVILIPGPLSLLMISNSLNYGLRRSYPAFLGGVIASICLLSASALGLGALLLASEQLFSALKIVGALYLFYLAWQSWQQSRQPAHATEVPQAAPVPRFRALFGRAFVLGASNPKDILFFAAFLPQFLSAQQPFLPQLLIMIATWTVLDLLCKLAYGLGAHGAARYLRSGKGQSWFNRISAGLFGGAGAVSLLSR; this comes from the coding sequence ATGAGTCTGGAAACCTGGCTGCTGTTCAGCGGCGCCGCCCTGGTGGTGATCCTGATACCGGGCCCCTTGTCGTTGCTGATGATCAGCAACAGCCTGAACTACGGTTTGCGCCGTTCTTACCCGGCGTTTCTGGGTGGGGTGATTGCCTCGATCTGCCTGTTGAGCGCTTCGGCGCTGGGCTTGGGCGCGCTGCTGCTGGCGTCGGAGCAACTCTTCAGCGCACTGAAAATTGTCGGCGCCCTGTACCTGTTCTACCTCGCCTGGCAGAGCTGGCAACAATCACGGCAACCGGCCCACGCCACTGAAGTTCCGCAGGCGGCGCCGGTTCCACGCTTTCGGGCGCTGTTCGGGCGTGCGTTTGTACTGGGCGCCAGCAACCCGAAAGACATCCTGTTCTTCGCCGCGTTCCTGCCGCAATTCTTGAGCGCGCAGCAGCCGTTCCTGCCACAGCTGCTGATCATGATCGCCACCTGGACGGTGCTGGATCTGCTGTGCAAATTGGCTTACGGCCTCGGTGCCCATGGCGCTGCACGGTACCTGCGCAGCGGCAAGGGTCAGAGCTGGTTCAACCGGATCAGCGCCGGGCTGTTCGGGGGGGCGGGTGCCGTATCATTGTTGAGCCGCTAA
- the folE gene encoding GTP cyclohydrolase I FolE, with the protein MSLEQNYTAILGQLGEDVSREGLLDTPKRAAKAMQYLCRGYEQTLEEVTNGALFSSDNSEMVLVKDIELYSLCEHHLLPFIGKAHVAYIPSGKVLGLSKVARIVDMYARRLQIQENLSRQIADAVQQVTGALGVAVVIEAKHMCMMMRGVEKQNSSMITSVMLGEFRENAATRSEFLSLIK; encoded by the coding sequence ATGTCCCTGGAACAGAATTACACCGCGATCCTCGGCCAACTGGGCGAAGACGTCTCCCGTGAAGGCCTGCTCGACACGCCAAAGCGTGCCGCCAAAGCCATGCAGTACCTTTGCCGCGGTTATGAACAGACCCTCGAAGAAGTCACCAACGGTGCCTTGTTCAGCTCCGACAACAGCGAAATGGTGCTGGTCAAGGACATCGAGCTCTACTCGTTGTGCGAACACCATTTGCTGCCGTTCATCGGCAAGGCCCACGTGGCCTACATCCCGAGCGGCAAGGTACTGGGCCTGTCGAAAGTCGCACGCATCGTCGACATGTATGCGCGTCGCCTGCAGATCCAGGAAAACCTCAGCCGGCAGATCGCCGACGCGGTCCAGCAAGTGACCGGTGCCCTGGGCGTTGCGGTGGTGATCGAAGCCAAGCACATGTGCATGATGATGCGCGGTGTGGAGAAACAGAATTCGTCGATGATCACCTCGGTGATGCTCGGTGAGTTCCGCGAAAATGCGGCAACCCGCAGCGAGTTTCTCAGCCTGATCAAGTAA
- a CDS encoding urate hydroxylase PuuD: protein MEAHLLEWLNLSVRWVHMITGVAWIGASFYFVWLENNLNRVNPKNGLAGDLWAIHGGGIYHLEKYKLAPPTMPDNLHWFKWEAYFTWLSGVALLCVVFYSNPTLYLLAPGSTLSGPEGVAIGLGSLFIGWFIYSFLCDSALGKRPALLGAILFVLIIGAAYGFSKVFSGRGAYLHVGAIIGTIMVGNVFRIIMPAQRALVAAIAENRTPDPALPAKGLLRSRHNNYFTLPVLFIMISNHFPSTYGSQYNWLILAGIAVLAVLVRHYFNTRHDSHKFAWTLPVAAVGMISLAYVTGPAPMNSPEVAKAPAKIEYQPLPETALGGGAKPAETAPVTAPATAPAQASNAGPDFDKVHSVIQERCAVCHSAKPTSPLFSAAPAGVMFDTPEQIRQNAPRIQAQAVASQIMPLGNITQMTQQERDLIGAWIVQGARTN from the coding sequence GTGGAAGCACATCTGTTGGAATGGCTGAACCTGAGCGTGCGCTGGGTTCATATGATCACTGGCGTGGCCTGGATCGGCGCGTCGTTCTACTTTGTCTGGCTGGAAAACAACCTCAATCGGGTCAACCCGAAAAACGGCCTGGCCGGCGACCTCTGGGCGATTCACGGTGGCGGGATCTACCACCTGGAAAAGTACAAACTGGCCCCACCGACCATGCCGGATAACCTGCACTGGTTCAAATGGGAGGCGTACTTCACCTGGCTGTCGGGGGTCGCGCTGCTGTGCGTGGTGTTCTACTCCAACCCGACGCTGTACCTGTTGGCACCCGGCAGCACCCTGAGCGGACCGGAAGGCGTGGCCATTGGTCTGGGTTCGTTGTTCATCGGCTGGTTCATCTACTCCTTCCTCTGCGACTCGGCGCTGGGCAAACGCCCTGCCCTGCTAGGCGCAATCCTGTTCGTGCTGATCATCGGTGCCGCGTACGGTTTCAGCAAAGTGTTCAGCGGTCGCGGGGCTTACCTGCATGTCGGCGCGATCATCGGCACCATCATGGTGGGTAACGTGTTCCGCATCATCATGCCGGCCCAACGGGCACTGGTGGCGGCGATTGCCGAGAACCGCACGCCCGATCCGGCGTTGCCGGCCAAAGGCTTGTTGCGTTCACGGCACAACAACTACTTCACCTTGCCAGTGCTGTTCATCATGATCAGCAACCACTTCCCGAGCACGTACGGCAGCCAATACAACTGGCTGATCCTGGCCGGGATCGCGGTGCTGGCGGTGTTGGTGCGTCACTACTTCAACACCCGCCACGACAGCCACAAGTTCGCCTGGACCTTGCCCGTCGCCGCAGTGGGCATGATCAGCCTGGCTTACGTCACCGGCCCTGCGCCGATGAACAGCCCGGAAGTGGCCAAGGCACCGGCAAAAATCGAGTACCAACCGTTGCCGGAAACCGCTCTGGGCGGCGGCGCCAAACCGGCCGAAACGGCTCCAGTGACAGCCCCTGCAACGGCACCGGCCCAAGCGTCGAATGCCGGCCCGGACTTCGACAAAGTGCACAGCGTGATTCAGGAACGTTGCGCGGTTTGCCACTCGGCCAAGCCAACGAGCCCGCTGTTCAGTGCAGCACCGGCCGGCGTGATGTTCGACACCCCGGAACAGATCCGCCAAAACGCCCCGCGCATTCAGGCTCAGGCTGTCGCCAGCCAGATCATGCCGCTGGGCAACATTACCCAGATGACCCAGCAGGAACGTGACCTCATCGGCGCCTGGATTGTTCAGGGAGCCCGCACCAATTAA